A region of Deltaproteobacteria bacterium DNA encodes the following proteins:
- a CDS encoding tetratricopeptide repeat protein: MTKFQNAQEYIATQRQAIASNPECGTSHYNLGIALMGLKQYEEAEGEFQEAISCSPTLAEAYVQLGAIHLRRGDLEGCLDWNKRAVHSRAGFAEGHGNIGFVYMQMGKVDDAIPSLEKAVRWNPNFLQAYATLANAYLMKGQIDESIATNLKVIELEPSFQVAYNNLAIAYMEKGEFELAIENADKAASMGYEIAPEILKELEEHR; this comes from the coding sequence ATGACAAAATTTCAAAATGCACAGGAATATATCGCCACCCAAAGACAGGCCATCGCTTCCAATCCGGAATGCGGAACCTCACATTATAATTTGGGCATAGCCTTGATGGGATTAAAGCAATACGAAGAGGCTGAAGGGGAATTCCAGGAGGCCATCTCATGCAGTCCCACCTTGGCCGAGGCCTACGTTCAGCTCGGTGCAATCCACCTTCGGCGGGGCGATCTGGAGGGGTGTCTGGACTGGAACAAACGTGCTGTCCATTCCAGGGCAGGATTTGCCGAAGGTCATGGAAACATCGGATTTGTGTACATGCAAATGGGGAAAGTCGATGACGCTATCCCTTCGCTGGAGAAAGCCGTGCGCTGGAACCCTAATTTCCTGCAGGCCTATGCCACCCTGGCCAATGCCTATCTGATGAAGGGGCAGATCGACGAGAGCATCGCAACCAACCTGAAGGTGATTGAGCTGGAGCCATCCTTTCAGGTGGCCTATAACAATCTGGCCATCGCCTACATGGAAAAGGGTGAATTTGAGTTGGCCATTGAAAATGCTGACAAGGCCGCGTCGATGGGCTACGAGATTGCTCCCGAAATTTTAAAGGAACTCGAGGAACACCGTTGA
- the dsrB gene encoding dissimilatory-type sulfite reductase subunit beta, translating to MAFISSGYNPDKPMENRITDIGPRKYDEFYPPVIAKNKGKWLYHEILKPGVLVHVAESGDEVYTVRVGGCRLMTVTHIREICEIADKHCDGHLRFTTRNNIEFMVDSKDKVDPLIKDLESRKFDAGSQKFPIGGTGAGVTNIVHTQGWIHCHTPATDASGTVKATMDALFDDFGKMRMPAQVRISMACCLNMCGAVHCSDIAILGYHRKPPMLDHEYLDKMCEIPLAIAACPTAAIKPAKMEINGTKVNSVAVNESRCMFCGNCYTMCPSMPLADTEGDGIVLMAGGKVSNRISAPKFSKVVVAFIPNEMPRWPTMTDTIKRIVEAYAAGANKYERVGDWAERIGWERFFEKCELEFTHHLIDDFRDPAYYTWRQTSQFKF from the coding sequence ATGGCATTTATATCTTCAGGTTACAATCCAGACAAACCGATGGAAAACCGCATTACGGACATCGGGCCTCGAAAATATGATGAATTTTACCCTCCGGTCATAGCAAAGAATAAGGGTAAATGGCTGTATCATGAAATTTTGAAGCCGGGCGTGCTGGTCCATGTGGCGGAAAGCGGCGACGAGGTCTATACGGTCCGTGTCGGCGGCTGCCGTTTGATGACCGTGACCCATATCCGTGAAATTTGTGAGATTGCGGACAAACACTGTGACGGACACCTGCGTTTCACCACCCGTAACAACATCGAGTTCATGGTCGATTCCAAGGACAAGGTGGACCCCCTGATCAAGGATCTGGAAAGCCGCAAGTTCGACGCCGGCAGCCAGAAATTCCCGATCGGCGGCACCGGTGCAGGCGTCACCAATATCGTTCACACCCAGGGATGGATTCACTGCCACACACCGGCCACGGACGCCTCCGGCACGGTCAAAGCGACCATGGATGCCCTGTTCGACGATTTCGGAAAGATGAGAATGCCGGCCCAGGTCCGCATCTCCATGGCCTGCTGCCTGAACATGTGCGGCGCGGTCCACTGCTCCGACATCGCCATCCTGGGCTATCACCGCAAACCACCCATGCTGGACCATGAATACCTGGACAAGATGTGCGAAATTCCGCTGGCCATCGCCGCCTGTCCGACCGCGGCCATCAAGCCGGCCAAGATGGAGATCAACGGAACAAAAGTGAACAGTGTGGCCGTTAACGAATCACGCTGCATGTTCTGTGGGAATTGCTACACCATGTGCCCGTCCATGCCGCTGGCTGACACGGAGGGCGACGGCATCGTCCTGATGGCGGGTGGTAAAGTCTCCAACCGCATCAGCGCACCCAAGTTCTCCAAGGTGGTCGTGGCGTTCATCCCCAATGAAATGCCGCGCTGGCCGACCATGACCGACACCATCAAGCGGATTGTCGAAGCCTACGCTGCCGGGGCCAACAAGTATGAGCGCGTGGGTGACTGGGCAGAGAGGATCGGCTGGGAGCGCTTCTTTGAAAAATGCGAGCTTGAATTCACCCATCATCTGATTGATGACTTCCGGGATCCGGCCTATTACACCTGGCGCCAGACCTCGCAGTTCAAGTTCTAG
- a CDS encoding cobyrinate a,c-diamide synthase gives MQGKKGTPGIVVAALRGGSGKTIFSVGIIAALRAVGRTIAPFKKGPDYIDAGWLSLAAGRPCYNLDTYLIEKPVLIDSYRRSIRMANLSVIEGNRGLYDAIDRNSNTSTAELAKWLDLPVILCIDGTKTTRTMAAVVLGCMHFDPRVKIGGVILNRVAGKRHRNNLRDCIEHYCDIPVVGAVPKLKEQAFPERHMGLVPTPEHGWAVESIQTISGIASDYLDLKAIEKIAIDGSGPVDVSVAAGEGSDATSGPFEIKAQPDVDEGPRIGVLRDSAFQFYYPENLEALKRAGARLVFTSPLEETTPPDVDALYIGGGFPETHAGELTENRTYREKIRALADEGLPIYAECGGLMYLGKSLLLKGKTYPMADVFPIEFDFHLKPQGHGYTIVSVAAENPFFPVGNQIKGHEFHYSKAIAFTGDRDSFAFKMQRGVGLRDGQDGIVYKNVLATYTHIHALGTPEWAGALVDKARAFKGRSGGITGS, from the coding sequence GTGCAAGGGAAGAAAGGTACTCCGGGGATTGTTGTAGCGGCGTTACGCGGCGGTTCCGGGAAAACCATTTTTTCTGTCGGCATTATTGCCGCCTTGAGGGCAGTCGGCAGAACCATTGCCCCCTTTAAAAAGGGTCCCGACTATATCGATGCCGGCTGGCTGTCCCTGGCGGCCGGCCGGCCCTGCTACAATCTGGACACCTACCTGATCGAAAAACCCGTTCTTATCGATTCATACCGCCGTTCTATCCGGATGGCCAACCTTTCCGTTATCGAAGGCAACCGCGGTCTGTATGATGCCATCGACCGCAACAGCAATACGAGTACGGCCGAACTGGCCAAGTGGCTCGATCTGCCGGTCATCCTGTGTATTGACGGTACCAAAACCACGCGCACCATGGCGGCCGTGGTACTGGGATGTATGCATTTCGATCCGCGGGTGAAAATCGGCGGGGTCATCCTAAACCGGGTTGCCGGCAAGAGGCACCGCAACAACCTCAGGGACTGCATCGAGCACTATTGCGACATCCCTGTCGTAGGCGCCGTTCCCAAACTCAAAGAGCAGGCCTTCCCGGAAAGGCACATGGGGCTGGTCCCCACACCCGAGCATGGCTGGGCGGTCGAATCCATCCAAACAATTTCCGGGATTGCATCGGACTATCTGGATCTTAAGGCCATTGAAAAAATAGCCATCGATGGATCGGGTCCGGTCGATGTCTCTGTAGCTGCCGGGGAGGGCTCGGATGCAACCAGTGGCCCTTTTGAAATCAAAGCGCAGCCGGATGTCGACGAAGGACCTCGGATCGGCGTGCTGCGGGATTCGGCGTTTCAGTTTTATTATCCGGAAAACCTGGAAGCCCTCAAACGGGCCGGTGCGCGGCTGGTTTTTACGAGCCCGCTGGAGGAGACAACACCGCCGGATGTCGACGCGCTTTACATCGGTGGCGGTTTTCCGGAGACCCATGCGGGCGAACTGACTGAAAACAGGACCTATCGGGAAAAGATCAGGGCGTTGGCTGACGAAGGGCTGCCCATTTACGCCGAGTGTGGCGGACTGATGTATCTGGGAAAATCACTGCTTCTCAAGGGAAAAACCTACCCGATGGCAGATGTTTTTCCCATTGAATTCGATTTCCATTTAAAGCCGCAGGGACATGGGTATACCATTGTGTCGGTGGCCGCCGAAAACCCGTTTTTTCCGGTTGGGAATCAGATCAAGGGACATGAGTTCCATTATTCCAAGGCGATCGCATTCACTGGCGACAGAGACAGCTTCGCTTTTAAGATGCAGCGTGGCGTCGGTTTAAGGGACGGCCAAGACGGCATCGTTTATAAAAACGTGCTGGCGACCTACACCCATATTCATGCCTTGGGCACCCCGGAATGGGCAGGAGCACTTGTCGACAAAGCGCGGGCGTTTAAAGGGCGATCCGGTGGTATAACGGGTTCATGA
- a CDS encoding dissimilatory sulfite reductase D family protein produces the protein MEYEEAKEKIVEGLTKKQKMKSKFYFNDLAKILDMKPRLAKKLVNQMVTEGVLEYWSSGSTSMYGLPGTGKQAGAEHED, from the coding sequence ATGGAATACGAAGAGGCAAAAGAAAAGATTGTCGAAGGTCTGACAAAAAAGCAAAAGATGAAATCCAAATTTTACTTTAACGACCTGGCCAAGATTCTGGACATGAAGCCGCGGCTGGCCAAAAAGCTGGTCAACCAGATGGTGACCGAAGGCGTGCTGGAATACTGGTCCAGCGGCAGCACCTCTATGTACGGGCTGCCCGGAACCGGCAAACAGGCAGGCGCCGAGCACGAAGATTAA
- the dsrA gene encoding dissimilatory-type sulfite reductase subunit alpha, which translates to MAKHETPLLDQLESGPWPSFVSDLKQEAASRAKNENNVEYQVPEDCVDDLLGVLELSYKHGRTHWKHGGIVGVFGYGGGVIGRYCDQPQTFPGVAHFHTMRVSQPAGKFYTTKYLRDIVDLWERRGSGVTNMHGSTGDIIFLGTTTPQLEEVFFELTHNLNQDLGGSGSNLRTPSDCVGAARCEYACYDTQAICHELTNYYQDELHRPAFPYKFKFKFDGCPNCCVASIARADLSFIGTWRDDIRIDQEAVQAYVGGEIPPNGGAHADRDWGAFDIHKEVIDLCPTNCMWMDGKTLKIDNRECTRCMHCINVMPRALRIGNDRGCSIFAGAKAPILDGAQMGSLIVPFIKVEDDFDEIKENVIEPIWDWWMEEGKNRERLGELMKRQGFQKLLEVTGFDADPRMVQEPRTNPYIFWKEDEVEGGWERDINEFRKHHQR; encoded by the coding sequence ATGGCAAAGCATGAAACCCCTTTGTTGGACCAGCTTGAGAGCGGGCCTTGGCCGAGTTTTGTTTCCGACCTCAAGCAAGAAGCAGCATCAAGGGCTAAGAATGAAAACAACGTCGAGTACCAGGTTCCAGAGGATTGCGTAGATGATCTCCTCGGAGTGCTTGAGCTTTCCTACAAACATGGTCGAACCCACTGGAAACACGGCGGCATCGTGGGGGTTTTCGGGTATGGCGGCGGTGTTATCGGCCGTTACTGTGACCAGCCGCAAACCTTTCCGGGGGTGGCCCACTTTCACACCATGCGGGTCAGCCAGCCGGCCGGTAAATTTTACACGACCAAGTACCTGCGTGACATTGTCGACCTGTGGGAACGGCGGGGCAGCGGTGTTACCAACATGCACGGCTCCACCGGCGATATCATTTTTCTGGGTACCACCACCCCCCAGTTGGAAGAAGTCTTTTTCGAACTGACCCATAACCTGAATCAAGATCTGGGCGGCTCCGGGTCCAACCTGCGGACTCCCTCCGACTGTGTCGGTGCAGCACGCTGTGAGTATGCCTGTTATGACACCCAGGCCATTTGCCATGAACTGACCAATTACTATCAGGACGAACTGCATCGTCCGGCATTCCCCTATAAATTCAAGTTCAAATTCGACGGCTGCCCCAACTGCTGTGTGGCCTCCATCGCTCGGGCGGATTTGTCCTTTATCGGCACCTGGCGGGATGATATCCGTATCGATCAGGAAGCTGTCCAAGCCTACGTGGGCGGAGAGATTCCCCCCAATGGCGGCGCCCATGCGGACCGCGACTGGGGTGCTTTCGACATCCATAAGGAGGTCATCGACCTGTGCCCCACCAACTGTATGTGGATGGACGGCAAGACCCTTAAAATCGACAACAGGGAGTGCACTCGCTGCATGCACTGCATCAATGTCATGCCGCGAGCCTTGCGCATCGGTAATGATCGCGGATGTTCCATTTTTGCCGGCGCCAAGGCCCCGATCCTCGACGGTGCCCAAATGGGTTCCCTCATCGTGCCGTTTATCAAGGTTGAAGATGACTTCGACGAGATCAAGGAAAATGTCATCGAACCCATCTGGGATTGGTGGATGGAAGAAGGTAAGAACCGCGAGCGCCTCGGCGAGCTGATGAAACGCCAGGGCTTCCAGAAACTGCTCGAAGTCACCGGGTTCGATGCGGATCCGCGAATGGTGCAGGAACCGCGTACCAACCCGTACATTTTCTGGAAAGAAGATGAGGTTGAAGGCGGTTGGGAGCGCGACATTAACGAATTCAGAAAACACCATCAGAGATAG